One stretch of Streptomyces sp. NBC_01142 DNA includes these proteins:
- a CDS encoding glycosyltransferase family 2 protein, with amino-acid sequence MSEHHFSVVICVYTEDRWEDILAAVDSVRRQSLPALETLLVVDHNTALLERLRKEYKEYEEYAESRVPGASAEYGQHRKAAVDGQEVRVLANAGPRGLSAGRNTGIAAARGEFVAFLDDDAVAERDWLRFFAAGYDDRRVMAVGGRTMPAWASGRRPAWFPEEFDWVVGCTYRGLPRGKVQVRNVLGGNASFRRRAFDASGGFATGIGRDGDKRPLGCEETELCIRLSRALPEAVLLIDDRAVIHHKVPAGREGFGYFRTRTYAEGLSKALVARSVGADKGLESERRYTTRVLPAGVVRGLRDALLGRRGGAGRAGAIVAGVAAAAGGYAVGSVRARGGGATFSSGPITSLPVTPAPVTGGGTSG; translated from the coding sequence TTGAGCGAGCACCACTTCTCCGTGGTGATCTGCGTGTACACCGAGGACCGCTGGGAGGACATCCTCGCGGCCGTCGACTCCGTACGACGCCAGTCACTGCCGGCTCTCGAGACGCTGCTGGTGGTCGACCACAACACGGCGCTGCTGGAGCGGCTCCGTAAGGAGTACAAGGAATACGAGGAGTACGCGGAGTCGAGGGTGCCCGGCGCGTCCGCCGAGTACGGGCAGCACCGGAAAGCCGCGGTCGACGGTCAGGAGGTGCGGGTGCTCGCCAACGCGGGCCCCCGCGGCCTCTCCGCCGGCCGCAACACCGGAATCGCCGCAGCCCGCGGCGAATTCGTCGCCTTCCTCGACGACGATGCCGTGGCTGAGCGCGACTGGCTGCGCTTCTTCGCCGCGGGATACGACGACCGGCGGGTGATGGCCGTCGGAGGACGGACCATGCCCGCCTGGGCGTCGGGCCGCAGGCCGGCCTGGTTCCCCGAGGAGTTCGACTGGGTCGTCGGCTGTACCTACCGGGGACTGCCCCGGGGAAAGGTGCAGGTGCGCAACGTCCTGGGCGGGAACGCCTCCTTCCGGCGCCGCGCGTTCGACGCCTCGGGCGGCTTTGCCACGGGGATCGGGCGCGACGGCGACAAACGGCCGCTGGGGTGCGAGGAGACCGAGCTGTGCATCCGGCTCTCCCGTGCGCTGCCGGAGGCAGTGCTGCTGATCGACGACCGCGCGGTGATCCACCACAAGGTCCCGGCCGGCCGGGAAGGGTTCGGGTACTTCCGCACCCGCACCTACGCCGAGGGCCTGTCCAAGGCGCTGGTGGCCCGAAGCGTGGGCGCGGACAAGGGACTCGAGTCCGAGCGCCGCTACACCACACGGGTCCTGCCGGCCGGAGTCGTACGGGGGCTGCGCGACGCGTTGCTGGGCCGGCGGGGCGGCGCGGGCCGGGCAGGCGCGATCGTCGCAGGAGTCGCGGCGGCCGCGGGCGGCTATGCGGTCGGGAGCGTACGTGCCCGCGGGGGCGGCGCCACGTTCTCGTCAGGCCCGATCACGTCCCTGCCTGTCACACCCGCA
- a CDS encoding glycosyltransferase family 2 protein, producing MSSVLHPAVPGQDPLTEPSRNGDTTERTAAEPEGSLEGVGRISAGYRPISSHLAITPPVSVVIPAMNEAENLPYVFKTLPDWIHEVVLVDGNSTDSTVQVARELWPDVKVVKQVGKGKGDALISGFAACTGDIIVMVDADGSADGQEIVSYVSALVSGADFAKGSRFANGGGTDDMTPVRKLGNRVLCAVVNAKFGARYTDLCYGYNAFWKHCLDSITLDCTGFEIETLMNIRVVKAGLRVQEVPSHEYLRIHGVSNLRAVRDGLRVLKVIMKEKGVRGAARRRPPALSIRMPRGGVS from the coding sequence ATGAGCTCAGTGCTGCACCCGGCGGTGCCGGGGCAAGATCCATTGACCGAGCCGTCGCGCAATGGAGACACCACTGAAAGGACCGCCGCCGAACCGGAAGGATCACTGGAGGGAGTCGGCCGAATATCCGCCGGCTACCGGCCGATCTCCTCACATCTCGCGATCACTCCGCCCGTGAGTGTCGTGATCCCCGCAATGAATGAGGCGGAGAATCTCCCGTACGTCTTCAAGACCCTGCCCGACTGGATTCATGAAGTCGTGCTGGTGGACGGGAATTCCACCGACAGCACCGTCCAGGTCGCCCGCGAACTGTGGCCGGACGTCAAGGTCGTCAAGCAGGTGGGAAAGGGCAAGGGAGATGCCCTCATCAGCGGATTCGCCGCCTGCACCGGCGACATCATCGTGATGGTCGACGCCGACGGCTCGGCCGACGGCCAGGAGATCGTCTCTTATGTCTCGGCCCTGGTCTCGGGTGCCGACTTCGCCAAGGGCTCGCGCTTCGCCAACGGCGGCGGCACCGACGACATGACCCCGGTCCGCAAGCTGGGCAACCGGGTCCTGTGCGCCGTCGTCAACGCCAAGTTCGGGGCCCGCTACACCGATCTCTGCTACGGCTACAACGCCTTCTGGAAGCACTGCCTGGACAGCATCACCCTGGACTGCACCGGTTTCGAGATCGAGACCCTGATGAACATCCGGGTGGTCAAGGCCGGTCTGCGGGTGCAGGAGGTACCCAGCCACGAGTACCTCCGCATACACGGCGTCAGCAACCTCAGAGCCGTGCGGGACGGATTGCGCGTCCTGAAGGTGATCATGAAGGAGAAGGGGGTACGCGGGGCCGCGCGCCGTCGCCCGCCCGCGCTCAGCATCAGGATGCCTCGGGGAGGGGTCTCTTGA